The following coding sequences are from one Poecile atricapillus isolate bPoeAtr1 chromosome 28, bPoeAtr1.hap1, whole genome shotgun sequence window:
- the GIPC3 gene encoding PDZ domain-containing protein GIPC3 isoform X3, which yields MQRAGRHGQRPPEGGPMENGVGQEPGTPEPPGPAAPRAPRSRPRLVFHTQLAHGSPTGRIEGFTNVKELYAKIAEVFDISPTEILFCTLNTHKVDMQKLLGGQIGLEDFIFAHVRGETKEVEVTKTEDALGLTITDNGAGYAFIKRIKEGSIINRLQTVCVGDSIEAINDHTIVGCRHYEVARMLRELPRAQPFTLRLVQPKKAFDMIGQRTRTGKSPGEGRVVASGKETLRLRTQGPAVLEEEPSPSEEEAARRVDDLLESYMGIRDSELASTMVEAAKASPSVAQLAQGLDSVLGEFAFPQEFVAEVWAAVCHAKGNKE from the exons ATGCAGCGGGCGGGCAGGCACGGCCAGCGGCCCCCCGAGGGCGGCCCCATGGAGAACGGTGTGGGGCAGGAGCCGGGGACCCCCGAgccgcccggccccgcagcTCCCCGGGCTCCCCGCAGCCGCCCCAGGCTGGTGTTCCACACGCAGCTGGCCCACGGCAGCCCCACGGGGCGCATCGAGGGCTTCACCAACGTCAAGGAGCTCTACGCCAAAATCGCCGAGGTCTTCGACATTTCGCCCACCGAG ATCCTCTTCTGCACGCTCAACACGCACAAAGTGGACATGCAGAAGCTGCTGGGGGGACAGATTGGCCTGGAGGATTTCATCTTTGCCCACGTCCGGGGCGAGACCAAGGAGGTGGAGGTGACCAAGACAGAGGACGCGCTTGGCCTCACCATCACAGACAACGGGGCTGGCTACGCCTTCATCAAG AGGATCAAGGAGGGGAGCATCATCAACCGGCTGCAGACAGTGTGTGTGGGGGACAGCATCGAGGCCATCAACGACCACACCATCGTGGGCTGCCGGCACTACGAGGTGGCCCGGATGCTGCGGGAGCTGCCACGGGCTCAGCCCTTCACCCTGCGCCTGGTCCAGCCCAAAAAGGCCTTCG ACATGATCGGGCAGCGGACACGGACAGGCAAATCCCCAGGCGAAGGCAGAGTAGTGGCCAGTGGGAAGGAAACGCTGCGGCTGCGGACACAGGGTCCGGCCGTGCTGGAGGAGGAG cccagcccctccgAGGAAGAAGCTGCCCGGCGGGTGGACGATCTGCTGGAGAGTTACATGGGCATCCGCGACAGCGAGCTGG CCTCGACGATGGTGGAGGCGGCCAAGGCCAGCCCCAGCGTAGCCCAGCTTGCCCAAGGGCTGGACTCAGTGCTGGGAGAGTTTGCCTTCCCCCAGGAGTTTGTGGCCGAGGTGTGGGCAGCCGTCTGCCACGCCAAGGGGAATAAGGAGTAG
- the GIPC3 gene encoding PDZ domain-containing protein GIPC3 isoform X1, which translates to MQRAGRHGQRPPEGGPMENGVGQEPGTPEPPGPAAPRAPRSRPRLVFHTQLAHGSPTGRIEGFTNVKELYAKIAEVFDISPTEILFCTLNTHKVDMQKLLGGQIGLEDFIFAHVRGETKEVEVTKTEDALGLTITDNGAGYAFIKVNPQDRAGAGTALGTVALQVTSPVHPLPGTRLPPDFPLQSFPGSTLTLGVFPAMGRFGRASLPDLATKGHGTPEVVVCGSRWGLCLTVPLCHHCVPVPPGPQRIKEGSIINRLQTVCVGDSIEAINDHTIVGCRHYEVARMLRELPRAQPFTLRLVQPKKAFDMIGQRTRTGKSPGEGRVVASGKETLRLRTQGPAVLEEEPSPSEEEAARRVDDLLESYMGIRDSELASTMVEAAKASPSVAQLAQGLDSVLGEFAFPQEFVAEVWAAVCHAKGNKE; encoded by the exons ATGCAGCGGGCGGGCAGGCACGGCCAGCGGCCCCCCGAGGGCGGCCCCATGGAGAACGGTGTGGGGCAGGAGCCGGGGACCCCCGAgccgcccggccccgcagcTCCCCGGGCTCCCCGCAGCCGCCCCAGGCTGGTGTTCCACACGCAGCTGGCCCACGGCAGCCCCACGGGGCGCATCGAGGGCTTCACCAACGTCAAGGAGCTCTACGCCAAAATCGCCGAGGTCTTCGACATTTCGCCCACCGAG ATCCTCTTCTGCACGCTCAACACGCACAAAGTGGACATGCAGAAGCTGCTGGGGGGACAGATTGGCCTGGAGGATTTCATCTTTGCCCACGTCCGGGGCGAGACCAAGGAGGTGGAGGTGACCAAGACAGAGGACGCGCTTGGCCTCACCATCACAGACAACGGGGCTGGCTACGCCTTCATCAAGGTGAACCCCCAGGAccgtgctggggctggcacagccctggggactgTGGCCCTGCAGGTGACATCCCCTGTGCATCCCCTCCCTGGGACCAGGCTCCCCCCTGACTTCCCACTTCAGTCCTTCCCTGGATCCACCCTGACCCTGGGGGTCTTCCCTGCCATGGGGAGGTTTGGGAGAGCTTCCCTGCCTGACCTGGCTACCAAAGGGCATGGGACCCCTGAGGTGGTTGTGTGTGGGTCGAGATGGGGGCTGTGTCTGACTGTCCCATTGTGCCACCACTGTGTGCCTGTCCCACCTGGTCCCCAGAGGATCAAGGAGGGGAGCATCATCAACCGGCTGCAGACAGTGTGTGTGGGGGACAGCATCGAGGCCATCAACGACCACACCATCGTGGGCTGCCGGCACTACGAGGTGGCCCGGATGCTGCGGGAGCTGCCACGGGCTCAGCCCTTCACCCTGCGCCTGGTCCAGCCCAAAAAGGCCTTCG ACATGATCGGGCAGCGGACACGGACAGGCAAATCCCCAGGCGAAGGCAGAGTAGTGGCCAGTGGGAAGGAAACGCTGCGGCTGCGGACACAGGGTCCGGCCGTGCTGGAGGAGGAG cccagcccctccgAGGAAGAAGCTGCCCGGCGGGTGGACGATCTGCTGGAGAGTTACATGGGCATCCGCGACAGCGAGCTGG CCTCGACGATGGTGGAGGCGGCCAAGGCCAGCCCCAGCGTAGCCCAGCTTGCCCAAGGGCTGGACTCAGTGCTGGGAGAGTTTGCCTTCCCCCAGGAGTTTGTGGCCGAGGTGTGGGCAGCCGTCTGCCACGCCAAGGGGAATAAGGAGTAG
- the GIPC3 gene encoding PDZ domain-containing protein GIPC3 isoform X2 yields the protein MQKLLGGQIGLEDFIFAHVRGETKEVEVTKTEDALGLTITDNGAGYAFIKVNPQDRAGAGTALGTVALQVTSPVHPLPGTRLPPDFPLQSFPGSTLTLGVFPAMGRFGRASLPDLATKGHGTPEVVVCGSRWGLCLTVPLCHHCVPVPPGPQRIKEGSIINRLQTVCVGDSIEAINDHTIVGCRHYEVARMLRELPRAQPFTLRLVQPKKAFDMIGQRTRTGKSPGEGRVVASGKETLRLRTQGPAVLEEEPSPSEEEAARRVDDLLESYMGIRDSELASTMVEAAKASPSVAQLAQGLDSVLGEFAFPQEFVAEVWAAVCHAKGNKE from the exons ATGCAGAAGCTGCTGGGGGGACAGATTGGCCTGGAGGATTTCATCTTTGCCCACGTCCGGGGCGAGACCAAGGAGGTGGAGGTGACCAAGACAGAGGACGCGCTTGGCCTCACCATCACAGACAACGGGGCTGGCTACGCCTTCATCAAGGTGAACCCCCAGGAccgtgctggggctggcacagccctggggactgTGGCCCTGCAGGTGACATCCCCTGTGCATCCCCTCCCTGGGACCAGGCTCCCCCCTGACTTCCCACTTCAGTCCTTCCCTGGATCCACCCTGACCCTGGGGGTCTTCCCTGCCATGGGGAGGTTTGGGAGAGCTTCCCTGCCTGACCTGGCTACCAAAGGGCATGGGACCCCTGAGGTGGTTGTGTGTGGGTCGAGATGGGGGCTGTGTCTGACTGTCCCATTGTGCCACCACTGTGTGCCTGTCCCACCTGGTCCCCAGAGGATCAAGGAGGGGAGCATCATCAACCGGCTGCAGACAGTGTGTGTGGGGGACAGCATCGAGGCCATCAACGACCACACCATCGTGGGCTGCCGGCACTACGAGGTGGCCCGGATGCTGCGGGAGCTGCCACGGGCTCAGCCCTTCACCCTGCGCCTGGTCCAGCCCAAAAAGGCCTTCG ACATGATCGGGCAGCGGACACGGACAGGCAAATCCCCAGGCGAAGGCAGAGTAGTGGCCAGTGGGAAGGAAACGCTGCGGCTGCGGACACAGGGTCCGGCCGTGCTGGAGGAGGAG cccagcccctccgAGGAAGAAGCTGCCCGGCGGGTGGACGATCTGCTGGAGAGTTACATGGGCATCCGCGACAGCGAGCTGG CCTCGACGATGGTGGAGGCGGCCAAGGCCAGCCCCAGCGTAGCCCAGCTTGCCCAAGGGCTGGACTCAGTGCTGGGAGAGTTTGCCTTCCCCCAGGAGTTTGTGGCCGAGGTGTGGGCAGCCGTCTGCCACGCCAAGGGGAATAAGGAGTAG
- the TBXA2R gene encoding thromboxane A2 receptor: protein MEPPNSSMAGQADSCFGVFNASDGRASAQNSIASPWFSTAFGLIGLCSNLFALCVLVSSSRKLSSQARSSFLIFLCGLVVTDFMGLLVTASVIIPYHFTKFSWAEVDPGCHLCNFLGFSMVFFGQCPLLLGATMAGERFLGINRPFSRSTSLSKRRAWAIVGLVWGFSCLLGLLPVFGLGRYTLQFPGSWCFLTLLPDTGDVVFCLLFALLGILSVLLSFILNTVSVVTLCRVYHDRESVKRRRDSEVEMMVQLVGIMIIATICWMPLLIFIVQMVLQHLPGQAQVLPTDTQEMLLIYIRMVTWNQILDPWVYILFRRAVLQRVYPRLHPRPSIVSLTPSLPRKLTAGSVLQ from the exons ATGGAGCCCCCCAACAGCAGCATGGCTGGGCAGGCAGACTCATGTTTCGGGGTTTTCAACGCCAGTGATGGCCGTGCCAGTGCACAGAACAGCATCGCCTCACCCTGGTTCTCCACAGCCTTCGGCCTCATCGGCCTCTGTTCCAACCTCTTTGCCCTCTGTGTCCTGGTCAGCTCTTCCCGCAAGCTCTCCAGCCAGGCCCGCTCCtccttcctcatcttcctctgTGGGCTGGTGGTCACAGACTTCATGGGGCTGCTGGTGACAGCCTCAGTCATCATCCCCTACCACTTCACCAAGTTCTCCTGGGCTGAGGTGGACCCTGGCTGCCACCTCTGCAACTTCCTTGGATTCTCCATGGTCTTCTTTGGGCAGTGCCCGCTGCTGCTGGGGGCCACCATGGCTGGGGAGAGGTTCTTGGGCATCAACCGCCCCTTCTCCCGCTCCACCAGCCTCTCCAAGCGCCGTGCTTGGGCCATCGtggggctggtgtggggctTCTCCTGCTTGCTGGGACTGCTGCCGGTGTTCGGGCTGGGGCGGTACACGCTGCAGTTCCCTGGCTCCTGGTGCTTCCTCACCCTCCTGCCTGACACAGGTGATGTTGTCTTCTGCCTGCTCTTTGCACTGCTGGGCATCCTCTCCGTGCTGCTCTCCTTCATCCTCAACACCGTCAGTGTGGTCACGCTCTGCCGCGTCTACCACGACCGCGAGTCAGTGAAGCGGCGCCGTGACAGCGAGGTGGAGATGATGGTGCAGCTCGTGGGCATCATGATTATCGCCACCATCTGCTGGATGCCTCTCCTG ATCTTCATTGTCCAGATGGtcctgcagcacctgcctgGCCAGGCACAGGTGCTGCCCACGGACACACAGGAGATGCTGCTGATCTACATCCGCATGGTCACCTGGAACCAGATCCTGGACCCCTGGGTCTACATCCTGTTCCGCCGGGCTGTGCTGCAGCGTGTGTATCCCCGGCTGCATCCACGGCCCTCCATCGTGTCCCtcaccccctccctgccccgcAAACTCACCGCTGGCTCCGTTCTGCAGTag